A region of the Paracoccus pantotrophus genome:
CGCGGGGCGTCTGGGAACTGCCGAAGGTGGCGGCCAACGCTTTCACCCTGGGCGGCAAGGTCTACTGGAACGCAACCGATGGGCTGGCCACCAGCACCGCCAGCGGCAACACGCTGCTGGGTGTCGCGGTGGAGGCTGCGCCGGCCGACACGGCATCGGTCAAGGTGCGGCTGAGCGGCTTCTAAGGCGGCGACGCGGTTCCCGAGGCGGGCCGGTGGGGTTGCACCCTGCCGGCCTTTTTCGTTCCGTTGCGTCAAATGCACTCAGACGCATCGCAGATCATGCGCAATATTCACGCAATACTGAATATCATAACAAACTGTTATTTATAATTAAATTTAGCCCTCCTCCGCTACCATTTCACCCTTGCAGATGAACCGCTCCGCGGCTGCCGGCGCCGCCGGTTTGGCCCATGCGCCGATGCCTGTCCGCAGCGGTCGGTTCGTTGCCGTCGCCCTGGTGCGTGGCGGGAGAGGGGCGCGTCGCGACCGCTGGCGGCCTTTTTTGCGATGATCGACGGGCGGTTGCGGCAGGAAAGCCGCAGGCCGGGCCGGCCGGCTTTTCCTTGACAGCAGCGGGCGCGCGCACCTTACTATCCGTCAGCCTTAACGCGGGGCGCAGAGACATGCCGGAAAGCATCCAGAAGGAGGACTGGGAGCGATTCCGCGCGCTGGGGAGCGTGCCCCCCAGCATACGGGAGGTCGTGCTCAGATCCTGGGTCAGGTCCAGGGGGCGGAAAGAGATCGAGACCCTCAAGCGCGCGCCCAGCGTCGCCCAGGACGAGTTGCGCGTGATCCGCCACCGCAACCAGCGCCTGCGCTCGGCCGCGCAGACGGCGATCCGCCGCGCCGGCTACATGCTGAACGATGCCGGGATGATGCTGCTGCTTTGCGACCGCAGCGGCGTGGTGATGGAGGCCGAGGGCGATGCCCGCATCCTGTCGCGCGGCCAGGAAAACCACCTGCATCCCGGCGGCCATTGGGACGAGGACGCCATCGGCACCAATGCGATCGGAACCGCGCTGCACCTGGCCAAGCCGGTCACCATCTCGGGCGTTGAGCATTTCTGCGAGGCGATCCAGCGCTGGTCCTGCGCCGCCGCGCCGATCCGCGATCCGTTCAACGGCGCGCTTCTGGGCGCCATCGACATCTCGGGGCCCTCGGGGCAGCCCTTTGGCCAGGTCGCGGCCTTTTCCGTGACCCTGGCCATGCAGATCGAGGAGGCGATGCGCAATGCCGGGCTGCAGGAGCATCGCCGCCTGGTCGAGCGGCTGCTGGCCGAGCGCCGCGAGCGCGCCGGCGATGCGATCATGGTGCTGGACCGTTTCGGCCAGCCGGTCTGGTCCAGCGCCGGTTTCGACGCGGCGGCGGGCCGGGCCTGGGACGGCGAGGGCAGGGCGCTGCACCTGCCGGCCGAAGCGCGCGACGGCGATCCGGGCCATCTGGCCGCCCGGCTGCGGCAGGTTCTGCCCCATGCCGACGTGGACGTGCTGGCGGATCGCGGCGACATGCTGGGCGTCATGCTGACCCTGCCGCGGCCCGGCTTGCGCAGCCGATGCCCGGCTGATCCGGCCGTCGGCCTGGCGCAGATCGCCCAGAGCGGCGCCTGCCTGGGCCCGATCTGCGCCGCCGCGGCGAAATATGTCGAGGGTGGCGTGCCCCTGCTGATCGAGGGACCGGTGGGAGCGGGAAAGGAGACCCTGGCCCGCGCGCTGCACGGTGCCGGTCCGCAGGCCGGCCAGCCCTTCGAATTCGTCGATTGCAGCCTCTTGGACGCCGATGCGCTGCGCGACGACCTGGTCGACGCGGGTGCGCTGACACGGCTGGCCGAAAGCGGCGGGACGCTGTGCCTGGACGAGCCGGGCCAGGCGCCGCCGCCGGTGCAGGCGCTGCTGGCGCAGGTGCTGGCCCATCTGCGCCGCGCGGCCGGGGCGCCGCTGCAGTTTCTGTCGCTGTCCTCGGTCGGCCTGGCCGAGCGGATGGCCCAGGGCGAGCTGCGCAGCGACCTGTATTTCCGCCTGGCCGCCGCCACGCTGCGCCTGCCCGCGCTGGCCGAGCGGCGCGACGACCTGCCCGGCCTGATTCGCCGCTTTGCCGCGGCCTATCCGCAGCAGCGCCATGGCCGGGCGCTGCGCTTTACTCCGGCGGCGATGCTGCATCTTCAGGCGCATGACTGGCCGGGCAACCTGCGCGAGTTGCGCAATCTCATGGAATCGCTGGGCGCGACCTCGCTGAGCGGGCTGATCGACGTGGCGGACCTGCCGCGGCACCTGACCCGGCCCGCCGGGCCGCGGGCCGAAAGCACCCTGCGCGACCGCGAGCGGGCCGAGATCGCCGCCGCCCTGGCCGAGGCGGGCGGCAACATGACCGAGGTCGCCCGGCGGCTGGGGATCGCGCGCTCGACGCTGTATCTGAAGCTGGACCAATACGGCATCCCGCGCCCCCGCCGCGACTGACTGACGCCCGCGACTGGCGCCCCGGCATCTGTCCGCCCGCTGTCCGCCTATTGTCCGATGCATCGTCCGAAAACCGGACAACACGGGGCCGCCCCCCGGTTCCATCCTGTCATC
Encoded here:
- a CDS encoding sigma-54-dependent Fis family transcriptional regulator, giving the protein MPESIQKEDWERFRALGSVPPSIREVVLRSWVRSRGRKEIETLKRAPSVAQDELRVIRHRNQRLRSAAQTAIRRAGYMLNDAGMMLLLCDRSGVVMEAEGDARILSRGQENHLHPGGHWDEDAIGTNAIGTALHLAKPVTISGVEHFCEAIQRWSCAAAPIRDPFNGALLGAIDISGPSGQPFGQVAAFSVTLAMQIEEAMRNAGLQEHRRLVERLLAERRERAGDAIMVLDRFGQPVWSSAGFDAAAGRAWDGEGRALHLPAEARDGDPGHLAARLRQVLPHADVDVLADRGDMLGVMLTLPRPGLRSRCPADPAVGLAQIAQSGACLGPICAAAAKYVEGGVPLLIEGPVGAGKETLARALHGAGPQAGQPFEFVDCSLLDADALRDDLVDAGALTRLAESGGTLCLDEPGQAPPPVQALLAQVLAHLRRAAGAPLQFLSLSSVGLAERMAQGELRSDLYFRLAAATLRLPALAERRDDLPGLIRRFAAAYPQQRHGRALRFTPAAMLHLQAHDWPGNLRELRNLMESLGATSLSGLIDVADLPRHLTRPAGPRAESTLRDRERAEIAAALAEAGGNMTEVARRLGIARSTLYLKLDQYGIPRPRRD
- a CDS encoding DUF2190 family protein, which produces MAKNYIQRGDTLTIPAPAAVLSGGVVIAGDIKGIAQGDAAAGVPVDVATRGVWELPKVAANAFTLGGKVYWNATDGLATSTASGNTLLGVAVEAAPADTASVKVRLSGF